The Silene latifolia isolate original U9 population chromosome 4, ASM4854445v1, whole genome shotgun sequence region TGAAGCAGAAAGTGGCTttgaaggaggaaaaagagatCGGTAAAGGGGCTTTGGAGGAAGGGAGTCCGGTTGAAGAGAGGGAGTTTGAATCACCTAGTCAAAACTCCCAAGATCCGGGTGATTTAGGGAGTTATGTGGATCTTGTTCTTGAACACGATGTTTTTGTTGCTGAGCCTGACTCACCATGTACAAAGTACATGAATGCTTATCTGAAAAGAATGACTTCAGGACACATTTCTTGTGTGAACATATAGCTCAGTGATAAAAAAAAGCTTAATGATTTGAGAGCTGCCTGCCTTGTCATTCTGTTTTCATTTAAGAATTGATTCCACCATATCTTGTGTACATATGGCTTCAGGAGACATTTCTTGTGTGAACATATAGCTCAGTGATAAAGAAAGCTTAATGCTTTGAGAGCTGCCTGCCTTGTCATTCTGTTTTCATTTATTGAATTGATTCCACCATATCTTATGTACATATGGCTTCAGGAGACATTTCTTGTGTGAACATAAAACTCAGTGATAAAAAAAGCTTAATGTTTTGAGAgcttaatcattttcatttcaaACATTGCTCATCATAAAATACATAGTCCATTGGCACAAAAGAAATCCAAACCCTAATGATGTTTATGGCTTAAACATTGTATGTTTGCAATGTTTAAGTTATAAACAGTCATCTAAAAGGGATGATTTAAGGCAAGAGGCACACTTATTTCATCTAAGTTTGCATCCTTGCCATTTACATGTAAATGAGTAAGACATTCCCTAACTATTACTTCATCTGCAACTAAATTTCTTGGTAAAGTTCCTGCCAATCTTTGTGCTTTTTTTTCCAGATGTGGTACCTTATAGTTATTGTGCCCTTTTATCTTAATTATCTCCAATATACATGCTTGTAGACTAAGCCAAACAGCACTTAAGCATTGTGCTGGTTCTTCATCCCAAGCTTCCAACACATTGAACACCAACTTATCAACTATGCTTGCTCTCTTTTTTGTTTGCAATGACTGTATTGAGTTAAAAAAAACCCAAGTCTAGCACATTGAGATCTGGTGAATTTGGTGGTTGTTGTGTCAAACTAATGTTGAAACCATTTGAGTTAGCTGCCATTAAAAAGTCAAGGTCATTACCCTTTATATGTCGCTTTGCATTATCCTGCTGGATGATGATTTCCTTGCTCATTGATACTGGCCATTTACTGTGAATGGCTGGGATCACCTTATTTATTAGCATATCCTTAGTCACTTGTTTGTTTATTGAAGCCACTGATTTGGTTTCAAGAGTTCCAGCAGGTCTGTTTTTTGAATTCCTTTTAGCTGGATCTTGGAAAGTAAATGGGAATATCTCTATCTTTCCATCAAACAAAAGGTTACCATCTCCATCATAAATGGGTCTTGAAACTGCAGCCATAAACATGACTTTAGTGATGAAACTTTTGCTTTGACAATGTCTATAAGGATCATTTTCTTCACTCAATAGAAAAAACTTAGCTCCATCTTGTGAGATATAGAACCATTTCTCATTAATATGGACTATATTTCCCATGTCCTTAAACTTCAAATAGTTTGATATCCTATCATAACTCAACTTTGAAAGTGAAAATATCAACCTGTTGAACATGTTCTCATCAGTCAGACTTGAGTGCAATGCTGTTGTGTGGCTTCGAAATTTGCCTTGTTTAACCCAATtgaatattgttgttgttgagacACCAATTGCTTCACCAAATGCATGCAGTGATCCCCTTTCTCCCATTGGTGTAGCTAATAATCTGTCTATTGGTACTTCAAGTGTTTCCCTCCCTTTTTTACCTTTAATTCTGGAATACAGCTGCAAAGAATCACCATCTTCTCTTTGACGTTTAGCTTTTTTACCTGTCTACACTATATTTTGCTGCAAGAAAGTTCATTGAGCCTCTTATTGATTTGCCATCCTTGCTATTCTCGAATAAATAGCATCCTATTATATGTCTATCATCATTTGATAGATTTGGGCCACTCATTTTTTTATTAATGTTGGCaagttttttttgtatttttagctTTCTTTTTACTGCTGATATTTTCTCATTGAACTTGTGACTAACGAATTTTTGAAGTGCAGATTATggcagagaagaagaagaagaagaagaggaggaggaagaagatgtaagagaagaagaatatGGAAGAGAAGTTGTATAAATATGTAGTCTAAGTTAGTTTTTGGAAGAGATGTAATCTACTTCACCTGGGAGTATAGTAATCAGAATTTAGGAACCCAAGGTTTTTGGGGGTAACATTTATGACATTTTAAATTTCCCGCTCCTTGTATTTTGGAGGGAAATGAAAAAATTGAAGTGTAATTAATTAACTTAACCTTCTATTAAGCATTTCAGTTTAGAAGCTAACATCAAGTCCTACTTGCATGCTATTGAatactttttcattctttaatgAAAACCCTTAATCCTTGTGCAAAATCAATGGGGTGAACATAGATAAGTGGAGGGAGTATTTTGTATTTTTAGGTAGATTTTAGGTTGATCCAAAAGCTTTATCAAATTAAATATTTAATCAAATTGAATAAATAACGTGTTAATTTACGTTAATAAAATCATGATGATTAATCAGCTAAAAAAGTTAGTGTACGTGAATAACACTATACTTAACACAAAATATTATACACGATCGTCTTATaatcatttttcctttttttacccTTTCATTTCCCCAtcattttccctttttttctCTCCTCTCCTAAAATTCTCTCCCAAGAGTCTCAACTTTTAACCATGATAATCTCACAATGATTCCATCATGTACTGCAATAATTATAGTTATATTATTTTTTTGCTATTATGGTGAAATTATTATAACAACGTGCTTCAACTACTGTTATAAATCTCAGTTCAAATTTGATATGTATAATGCGACTACGACAATCCATGGTGCTATTATATTTTGCTACTAAGGGAATTTGTACTGATAATAATTTGAGAGGAAATAATTTTTGGGGTTTTTCTAGGTAGGGGTATGCAATGAAAGTTTTTGAAGAAAATGTACTGAAATGAGTAAAATTTGTACTACGAAAATAAACTACGTATTTGAATTTACAAATGAAAAACACAATTGTGTTTGTTAGTTATAAAATCGTCTAAAATACATGGTTTTAAGTTTTTAATCTATTTTGGGCTTCAAAATTAAGTTATACGTAGACATAATAATACTATCGTCTAGCTATCGAGGATTGAAACATAGACAAATAAATGAGCATTTAACTGGGTTGTACATAGTCAATTTTATTCATTTGGTGTGGTCAAAATTAGGTTATATACATAGACGAATTACTTCCTTTTTTGTTCAAATTAAAATATCATTCAGTCTCTCTTAAGACGAAAGTATTCGTCTTTAAAGTAAAACGGATCTAGTATCATCCCATTTGAGAATATAAGATTTACTTTCCTCCATGTattttgcttttgtcttatttttACTACTTGACTCATCTTACGCTTAAGACGGATTGAATTCAAGTAAAACATACTCCCTTCTATTCCGAATAAGTGTCCCATTTGGCcaatggcacgaaaattaaggaatatagttaaaataatgaaaattattgtataggggtaagaatatcggagttaaataatgaaaaatattgaatatgatgggttaGGGGTGGTTGagatggtaaataaagaaaagagttaagggtaggaaagtaaaaaagcatatccaaatatggcaaatgggacagttatgtgaatagacagAAATAGCAAATGGaacagttatttagaataggagggagtatatgaccATGTTTACCCCtaaaaaataacccgtaagaGCATATGCAAGGTTATTATCGTCAAAAACAATGCTTGGGGTCCTTTTTATTGTGTTTACTGTTTAAACATTAATTCCACAAGAAAAAGGGAAGACGTGAGCAGCAAGCAGCAGTACGATCTGACGTGAGCAGTAAACAGTAGTACGATCTGAGGTAAATCTCTAATTTTCTCTAATTTTTAATGGTTGATTTGTGGTtgatttgattgattgattaatgcCTTTTTTccaaaatgaattaaattaattttgtgatgCGATTGATTTAATTCATTTTGATTGATTTGTGCGTCAAAAGGAATCAAATCTAATTTAGGTATATGATTTGATTGATAGATGGGAAAAGGCAAGCGTATTCAATTGGGCAACCAGATGACATCTCCTCAATGGGAGTGCAACATTTGTGGGAAAGAATGTAGGTTCAACACATGGGCTGAATTATCTGCACATAGTAAGAAAGAACACCCAACGCCAGGAAAGGGTAAACCTTACCGAAACAAGAGCAGGTGTTAATAATTACTACATTTATAGCATTGGACTATTAATTACTCCTATTATTTATTCATACTGAGTACTTAATTTTTACTTCGGAACTTGGGGGGGTTGGATCGCCCATATGTCAATAGAGTAAAGAGCACATCAGCATAGGACGCCCTGTGAGGTTGGGCTAAGTAGCCTTTTTGGCTACGACAACAGAAACCCCTTTTCAAAGTAAACATCATCACGGTCTCCCAACAACGGTGCCGCTTTGATTGATAGAAAAATTCGCTGAGGGTGCAAAACATAGCAGGGCCTTTTTTTTTAGCCCAATACAAAAAGCACTTAACCTATGCCAATTTTGGCGGACTGTGATGACCCCCAAAAATCCCGGGGTTGGATGCAAGCGGAAAGATGACTTCGTCATCTCTCTTTGAGATATATGGCGCTTCAATAGAATTCCATTTTTTAGATCAGCATAGCATCATTTCTCCCCTGCAAAACAGCATTGCAATGAATATGTCAATGTAGGCTCGTTATCCAGGGATCCGAAGGACCATGGCCCTCATACCAAACTTCCAAGTTCCAACCGATTGTACAACCCTTAAGTAATTCCAGACAAGCCATAGAACATATACATAGATTTCGATTGTACAACCCTTAAGTAATTCCAAGTTCCAACCGATTGTACAGCATTGCCTGATGGGTGTGACTCGATTTTGGTGATAGTTAATTGGAGTTAACCCAAACTTAAGGACAGTTAAACatcaaggaaaaaaaaaaacagtaaaagctAGGATATACGGTATTGAAACAATTTCTCGAATGTGTTTTGTTGGTAAAATCAAAACACACATTTCTTCCTCATCTCTCTCCATCTCATTCTCTCCTTTACTGTCTAGTATCTAGCAAGCTCAGGTGGATTATGAAGCACAAATGGGCTCATCGATGGTGGAAGGCCGAGAATGAAGTTGTCTCTTATCTGACTATTTCTGAAATTTCTTTACAATTACCCCTCACTATCTAGCAGACTAGCACACTTTGAAAAAACTCTTTGGATGAAATACACTTTCCCCTCAATCTGAAGTTTCATTACATTTGCTGAGGTTTAGTAATGATAGGGTACCTCTCTGGATGAAATACAACAAATTTTTTTGCTCAATTACCTAACCTAAACTAACTTGTAGTTCATCAGCTTCTAATACAAGATATTACGATCTAAAATTATTGCTAATTGATTTGAATGCAAGCTACGAATAAATTTGTGTTATTCGTCGAACACTTGTTGTGGACAGTAAACTGTATCTCCATACTACAATTTGTGGGCttcattcaaattcaatccaTAATCCTCATCTACTTCATCATACCAAAGCTTTGATCTCACAATAATCTTGCTTAGAAAATAGTGGTGACAGATTATTTATAGACAATTCAACTGTAGAGATGGCTTCTATGCTTTCTCTAGAATTCTCCAAGAGATGGGATTCATGGGAAagaggaaattaagcttttattTGTTTCTTTTAGTTTAAACGGCAAATGTGACGGAAGTAGGATAGGAAGTCCTTAACTGGAAACTTTTGTACAGTTCcttaactgaaaaaaaaaaaaaaaaaaaaaaaaaaaaaaaaaaaaaaaaaaagaagacgaAGCATAGTTCAGATCCTTGTCTGGGGGTTAACTCTAGTTAATTGTTTCTCCGATTACGGGATGTTCATACAAGCAACAAGGGCAAGGTTGTTATTTAAGAACGTAGTGAAGTATTGGGACTACCAAGAAGTATCGTTAGTGACCCAGACCCGTCTTCACTAGACCAAGAACGCTTGACTGAGTTGTTTGAGTTGATGGGTCAAGTCTGGATCAATGCCCTTGTAATTGCTAATCAAAAGGATTGGGCTAGGTTGATGGATGTTGCTCAATTCTCTTATAACCTTCAATAGTCGGAGTACACGGGTCAAAGTCCATTTAAAATGGTCGCCAACCACCAACCTTTGACACCGCAAGCGATATCTGCATATTTAGGCCAAAAGGGTTGGGGCACAAGTAACTTGATATTGATCGCCAAGGCATACTTGGACAAACCCTTTAAGATTTTGAGCAGACAAGCATCGTTGTGACTTAGAGTTCTAGGTGACTTGGTCATGGTGAAGTTAGGCACTGTTCTTTTGGGCTATGTGGAGTTTAACTGAACTGAAATGAGACGGATGGAGTTCATAAAGAGAGTTGAAGTTGAACGGAATTAAATAAAGTGAATGGAGCTGTAAACTGAGCTAAAATGAGTTTacttaataacaataacaataataatgataagaataagaataagaatatcaTACTTATCATAATGATAAGTAGCTGGAGGTGAgcttaaatgagctctgaaatgaaAAGAAGCTGAAGTTTACAGGGCCTTACTCCCACAACAATTTGAGGTGTTTAGGCAAGTACATAAGGGGTTGGTGTAGCAGAAAAGTGTCATATAATGTCGCCTCCCAAGTTAAGGATCCGCCTCATATTTCATGTTCGCATGTTAGAAGCCAAATCATAGGACACGAAAGATCCAAGTTGCGGAGAGTCAAGAGTCAAGAAGCTCCCACTATGGTATGACTTTTTCTACGAGGGAAGTTGAGCAGATTTTATTTTGGCCAACCGACCGAGTCATTAGGAAACGAGGAGTCTTAAGAACTAGGGGATCCCTAATTTGATGGAAGATGGAAGAGGCTATCCGAGAGTGAGGAGCCAAGAGAAAAGGATAATATTTGGCAATTgattttagggttatttaataggaATACTCTAAATTATTAGggtgcttctcaaaatactccataCTTCAAATTAAGTACCAATATAACCAACTATCACACCGTTTCCCATTGAATAAAACGGGTGGAAGGGCTACCTATTCCACAGGTTTTATTATCTTTTACCCTTCTATTTCTGACTTTATTTATTCTACTTTCTTTTTACCCTTATTTTTCAAACACCATTGATGAATGATGATCCTACTTCATTCTCCAAGACGCCATTAAAATGCTGATAAATATGAAAATTGTATTATTCAGCAAAAATTTGAACTGCTACAGTAGATAAGAAAGACATGATGTTGAAGAAAGTAACCCACATGCTCTCTCTTTGATGACTGGTGCTTTTGGGAATCATTGATTCAAAAGGCATCTACACTTCTTACTAAGATTGTGTCTTGTTATTGCAAACCAGAGGTGCATTGTCTTTCGCCTTGTTTATATTTGTAGAGCTTGACGTACAGCTTGTCATtgtgtgataattaattaatccGCTACTTTGTCCAATTGTCCAATCATTCTTTTCTTGATTACATTTTCTATTCTTCTTTTAACTTTCTTCTTATGTTAGATCTGATGCACATTTGATGCATATAGGGTAAATATTATAAGAGGGAGGTGAGAGAGAGAGAATTTGAGTTGAAAAAATTGCAGGTATACCTTATTATTGTAAGGGGAGGAAGATGAAGTTGGGAATAATGAAGAAAGTGGTCTCACCTAATATTTACCTGCTTCAGGTAAAAAAGGGGGCGATTCTATTAGATGGGGAGGGGTGTTATAGGTGGTaatattggtagttaatttatagtatagagtattttgagaagcatcTTAATAGTTTAGAGTATTCTAATTTAATAGCCCACTTAAGTTTATGCTAATAAAGTTGGAGCTTATCCCTGATTATAACATCACACTAACCACAGCCAacaaaccaccaccaccacatcaAACTACCATGaatgcaccaccaccaccaagaaAGGCCGTACATATATTTAGAAACAATAGTTATTAGCATTTTTTTTATCTTGGTAGGAGGTTGTTGGTGTTGGTAGGTGGTGGGAGGAATGATATGTGGTGGTCATGTGTGAACAGCGGTGGTAAGTGGTGGTGGATAACTGGATAACGACAATTGGAGGATGGTGAGATGGTTGAGGTTGATGGGGGAGGAGTTTAAAGAGGACGATATGTGGTGTGGAGGGTGGTGAAATGGTGATGGTGAGGTGGGTTGAGGAGGGTTGTGTGGAGTCTTacctgtgtttgtgtttgtatttgGTGGTGTGTAGTGGGGATACTAGAAATAGATGGTTTCGTACCTGTATTTGGTACTGGGTACTCTGTAGTTGGGAGTAGATGGTTTTGGTTGGTATGGGGTTGGGTGTGGAGTAAGggtatataataataaatatttgtTTAAGTGATTGGGTTAGAATATAAAAGGAGTTTAATTAATGGATTTTTTTGTAATTCTATTAAGTGCAGAATAATAGGGGtatatttttttgaaaaaaaataaagTAAAGGGGCATTTGGTACACCGGACACCAGACCCATTTTCACTACACTCACCCCCGCCCAATATGACCACCGGCACCGTCAGCATTACAACGGTACACCGGCACTGTCAAGAGTACACCGGACACCAGGCCCATCACGAATTCACTCCTGCTCCGCAAGACAGCCCTAAACAAGTCGAAGCTCCAACCCAAACCTCTATAGCCACCATACCAAAAACCTTGAAAAACCCTCCTACACCCACGAAATCCCCTCCCCCACCCTCTTAAGTGTAGGAGGGTTTTTCAAGGTTTTGGTATGGTGGCTATTGAGGTTTGGGATGGAGCTTCGAGTTGCTTAGGGCGGCTGTCCAGCATGTGGGACATACGAGGATGACACGGGGTTGGTTGCCAGCACCGCAAGAAAGGCCGCCGTCAACGACAGCGGTGAGTAAGGGATTGTTGTGGTGGATAGGATAATGGTAGTAGGGTGAATAAGGAAAGGCAATGGGTTACCCTATGGGGGGTGGGGGGAATGGATGTTGAGGGTAATGGAAGGAATTCCATTCTTTATCAGTCATTTCCATTTTTTATCAGTCGTAATCAATTTCACATTTTTTTGTCAATTAACTTGCATAATTTTACACATAAACTTAGAGCACTTGAAATACATAATTTTTTAACAATAACCTTCTTTTTCTATGCAGGGGGGGTCGTCGTTGGGGTCGTTGAGCTGTTGCTGGTTGAGCTGCTGGTTGTCGCTGGTTGAGCTGTGGACTCATTCACGTAGGAGATATTGTGTTTGTGTGACATTCATGTAGAAGATATTGTGTTTGTGTGAGATTGTGTGACGTTATTTTGAGTTGTGTACGCTTTGTGGTGTGAACTCTGTGCTAGACTTTCTATGCATTTGGCATGATTTGAGACTTTTAGACGTTTTATGCTCTTTGTTTTACTCATTTGGCGATACACATGACATATCCTAGATATCTAACTTAATCCCGCCTATATTTAAATCACAATTTCTACTACAAGAAATACATAGGCTAACTAGTGTCCATACATAGAATGCTATGTTGCTGAGACTCTTTAATTTTACCTCGCGTACCAATGTCGAATCGGACATGCGTAGGACACTTggacacttcattttagaccaaaaacatgtattttttcatacacaaattcttattatagacggacactattcgtctatagctatagacggatagtgtccgtctataataagaCGGACTGTTTTTCATATAATAGACGAATCTTGACACTTGGACACGCACCCATGTTGGATACTTCTAATCGAATCCAAGCAAAATAGATACAATGTACTTCAGGTTTGCGCTGGCCCTTCTGCTAGAGTGAAGATTCAAGTTCAGCTTTAGTTGTTTTATTAGTTAAGAACTTGTTACTACGGTGGAATTAAAATTATCAGAAATTAACAAACAATGAAATTATATTAAAAAAGAAAGACCAGTCCACTATATTAAAGAAGTCAAACCAATAGAACTTCAAAATCCATATGTATATGTATACTATATGCAACTATAAAATCTAACTTCATATATCAGACATATACCCAAACCAACTACCATACACGAGACTAAGAAACAGTCAATGGCTAATAAATTTAAGGGAATAGATCACCACAAATATGACCGTAACGTTTCAAGAAATCATGCAGGTGACTTCATCTCACAATTCTAAAGTATTGCACTCCTTAACTAGTATTTTAGTGACCAAATTAACATTTCGACAAGAATTACTTAAGAAAGTAGAAATCCCTTCTTAATTACCAAAAAGTAATCTCTCATTTCCATATAGTTTAGAAGGAACAAATCACTAAAATGAACAAATCACCGAAAGAACCAATCAATGCAAGAGATCTCAAAATGAAATTTACTCGATCATAGTAGTAATTTTAAGGCGGCAAACTGACCTGCAACTTAAGAATTTGAAAATACATCCATGTCTTGCCCTTGGATGTACATCTTGAAAGAAATGCACTCGATACTTGGTCCAAATATTTGATCATCATCTACAGCATCAAGAACAAGTAACAATGATATAAGAGCTTGGAAAGCAAACAAAATAGAGACCCACATCACCCCTTAATGTTGATACCACATCAAATGACTACAATGGTTAACTCATCTCCGAGAAGGGCAAATCATGGGGCAAAAGGAACTGGAAAGTTCGACAACTAAAACAGATACTACAATCGTCATTTCACTAACGCACACACATATAAGTTGCTAAATTGCTATCAATTTTAGAGAGTGTTAGCACTAATGTTATAATGATCATTGTCATTGGTCTCTCACTCTCTATGTTTTCAAAGCACAGGTGAGGTTGTAAAGAGCCCGATTCTTTGACAGGACACGCCTATAAAGGGAGAACAACTGATGAATCACGGAAATCAAAATTAGAATATGACTGTCATTAACCAAAAGGTGAGAtcttttcaaaagaaacaatACAACAAATTAAAGACAGTCAACCCACATATTTACATCTACCAAAGTTTTAACAATATGACTAAAATCCTGAACCGAAATCTGCGTATAACTACAAGTTTAATCACTATACAACTACAAGGTTTAGTTGTATGACTAAAATCCTGAACTGAAATCCTGCATCGAAATCCTGTCCCCTTACGAAGATAATGGTGGAAATTGAAATTTCCAATTTACCTAACGATAAAATTAAAAACAGAAATTTGAGATCAGTTATTTTTTGACAAATCAATGTTTTCGAAATTCACCTTAGTAAATGAAATCAGGCATTCATCTCTTGCCCTCCCTTGCATGCAGGCAGATCTTTGAGCAACACCTACTCCGTTTGTCATGATCTTCCCACTCCTCAAATCAAATCATGTAAAGATAAATTCCTAAACCGAGTCGAAGACAAAAATCTACAACATCAACAAGACCTATCTATCAGAATCTCATTAGCAAAAGTACAAAACAAAAGATAAGATTTTTCAAAAACACCAAATACAACAAATCAAATAACAACAATCCCACACACGTCACGTAAAGCCATGAAATCGCATCATCTGATAATATTCAAAAGATTGTTACTACAATACTCAAACCATGGACGTTTTTGGAAGAAAACAGTATACATGAGGGAGATTTCAAACGGTTAACTCACAAGATCCTCGGAATCCTAACATTCCGCTATTTCATTACAACCACAAGAATACAGCAAAGCACCATTTTTTTTACCAGGCTATGGTTGTTTGAGCTTTAAAGATGAGATTTTTAGATTTTCTGAACAATTGAACTTCAATCAGTGAAAATCTACAAATTTTAACTACAAGATTAAAGTTTTGAGCTGAAATCTAGTCGTGCTCCGAAGAAAATGATTGAATTGAAATTTCCAAAGTACAAAACTTAATATATTGAAGTCAGAAATCAGATTTGAGATCAGTAATTTTCGACAAATCAATGTTTGAAACACTACCTTGGTAGATGAAATCAGTCATTCCTCCGTCTGTCCGTATTCTTCCCACTTCTCGAATCAAATCAAATCATGTAGGGGGAAATTGTAAACCGCGTAGAAAACAAAAAcctacaacatcaacaaaaccCATCTATCAGCTCACTAACAAACCAAAAGAAGAGATTTTTTGAAAAATAACAGCAAATACAACGAATCAAATAACAATCGTCCCACAGATTAAAAAAACAGGACGTCTTTGGCTCACCCGTTCGCACATGAATCAAATAACAATCGTCCCACAGATTAACAAAACAGGACGTCTTTGGCTCACCCGTTCGCACGTGAATCAAATAACAATCGTCCCACATATTAACAAAACTGCTAAGGTGAATGCCACTGTTCCAGGCTACTTCCAGCCGCCCCTTCCGTCATAAGCCGAAATTACATCGTCTGCAACAAATGACAACAATAGACGAATTTACAACATCAACAGAGTAAACATTTGATTTTAATCTTTCCAAATAACAAGTACAAGAAAATCAAACAACAACCATCACACACATCTATaagcattaaagttacacatCTAATAAG contains the following coding sequences:
- the LOC141651116 gene encoding uncharacterized protein LOC141651116 gives rise to the protein MGERGSLHAFGEAIGVSTTTIFNWVKQGKFRSHTTALHSSLTDENMFNRLIFSLSKLSYDRISNYLKFKDMGNIVHINEKWFYISQDGAKFFLLSEENDPYRHCQSKSFITKVMFMAAVSRPIYDGDGNLLFDGKIEIFPFTFQDPAKRNSKNRPAGTLETKSVASINKQVTKDMLINKVIPAIHSKWPVSMSKEIIIQQDNAKRHIKGNDLDFLMAANSNGFNISLTQQPPNSPDLNVLDLAWDEEPAQCLSAVWLSLQACILEIIKIKGHNNYKVPHLEKKAQRLAGTLPRNLVADEVIVRECLTHLHVNGKDANLDEISVPLALNHPF